From a region of the Haloferax volcanii DS2 genome:
- a CDS encoding DUF7095 family protein codes for MDRDAALDRVDAVVDAVESETLPVPVREVWVYGDVALGLDPLDRLDVYVTKDILLRGDPDAAESFERSHGVKGVGKSVRAEWAREHPDLLRANANGYAAPEKCLAAHLLPDEEPVHLEVCNASFEDNVTQRLKGAVEREAYEQILDPRGVCLYADGQRSSDAMSKLRNGEFAFPTLSGALEMLGLEDDDAETAVEAMRAYRAEQTGTSVRGDVV; via the coding sequence ATGGACAGAGACGCCGCCCTCGACCGCGTCGACGCCGTCGTCGACGCCGTCGAGTCCGAGACGCTCCCCGTCCCGGTCCGCGAGGTGTGGGTCTACGGCGACGTGGCGCTCGGTCTCGACCCCCTCGACCGACTCGACGTGTACGTGACGAAAGACATCCTCCTCCGCGGCGACCCCGACGCGGCCGAATCGTTCGAGCGGTCCCACGGCGTGAAGGGCGTCGGCAAGAGCGTCCGCGCCGAGTGGGCGCGCGAACACCCCGACCTGCTGCGAGCCAACGCGAACGGCTACGCGGCCCCCGAGAAGTGTCTCGCCGCCCACCTGCTCCCCGACGAAGAACCGGTCCACCTCGAAGTGTGCAACGCCTCCTTCGAGGACAACGTCACCCAGCGGCTGAAAGGCGCGGTCGAACGCGAGGCCTACGAGCAGATTCTCGACCCCCGCGGCGTCTGTCTCTACGCCGACGGCCAGCGCTCGTCGGACGCGATGTCGAAGCTCCGAAACGGCGAGTTCGCCTTCCCGACGCTCTCGGGCGCGCTGGAGATGCTCGGACTGGAGGACGACGATGCCGAGACGGCAGTCGAGGCGATGCGGGCCTATCGGGCCGAACAGACCGGCACGTCGGTCCGCGGCGACGTGGTCTGA
- the ncsA gene encoding tRNA 2-thiolation protein NcsA: MECDKCGRDAVMHAAYSGAHLCDDHFCASVEKRVRRRIREDNMLPRDASPENPQTWVIGLSGGKDSVVLTHILDDTFGRDPRIELVALTIHEGIEGYRDKSVDACVELAEDLDIHHELVTYEDEFGVQMDDVVEKDPENMAACAYCGVFRRDLLERFADELGADKLLTGHNLDDEAQTALMNFFEGDLKQVAKHFDASIGDFEKRRDAGEFIPRAKPLRDVPEKEVALYAHLKDLPAHITECPHSSEAYRGEIQQLLLKLEENHPGTRHSIMAGYEELAELTAREYRGEGRVDLNDCERCGSKTAGDVCRKCRLIESIEAV; the protein is encoded by the coding sequence ATGGAGTGCGACAAGTGCGGCCGCGACGCGGTGATGCACGCGGCCTACTCCGGGGCCCACCTCTGCGACGACCACTTCTGCGCCTCGGTCGAGAAACGCGTGCGCCGCCGCATCCGCGAGGACAACATGCTCCCACGAGACGCCAGTCCCGAGAACCCACAGACGTGGGTTATCGGGCTGTCCGGCGGCAAAGACAGCGTCGTCCTCACACACATCCTCGACGACACGTTCGGGCGCGACCCGCGCATCGAACTCGTCGCCCTCACCATCCACGAGGGCATCGAGGGCTACCGCGACAAGTCCGTCGACGCCTGCGTCGAACTCGCGGAGGACCTCGACATCCACCACGAACTGGTCACTTACGAGGACGAGTTCGGCGTCCAGATGGACGACGTGGTCGAGAAGGACCCCGAGAACATGGCCGCCTGCGCCTACTGCGGGGTGTTCCGCCGCGACCTGCTCGAACGCTTCGCCGACGAGCTCGGCGCGGACAAACTGCTCACGGGGCACAACCTCGACGACGAGGCGCAGACGGCGCTCATGAACTTCTTCGAGGGCGACCTCAAGCAGGTCGCAAAGCATTTCGACGCCAGCATCGGCGACTTCGAGAAGCGACGCGACGCCGGCGAGTTCATCCCGCGGGCCAAGCCGCTGCGCGACGTGCCCGAAAAGGAAGTCGCGCTCTACGCCCACCTGAAGGACCTCCCGGCGCACATCACCGAGTGCCCCCACTCCTCGGAGGCCTACCGCGGCGAGATTCAGCAGTTGTTGTTGAAACTCGAAGAGAACCACCCCGGCACCCGACATTCCATCATGGCGGGCTACGAGGAGTTGGCCGAACTGACCGCCCGCGAGTACCGCGGCGAGGGTCGCGTCGACCTCAACGACTGCGAGCGCTGCGGGTCGAAAACCGCCGGCGACGTCTGTCGGAAGTGCCGACTCATCGAGTCGATAGAAGCGGTCTGA
- the ftsZ gene encoding cell division protein FtsZ, with amino-acid sequence MQDIVREAMERDEAERQTQSSLEDSDDQFGDPRIVIVGAGGAGNNTINRLYNIGVEGADTVAINTDKQHLKMIEADTKILVGKSLTQGLGAGGDPSMGERATEMAQGTIKDVLGDADLVFVTAGMGGGTGTGAAPVVAKIAKEQGAIVVGMVSTPFNVERARTVKAEEGLENLRNEADSIIVLDNNRLLDYVPNLPIGKAFSVMDQIIAETVKGISETITQPSLINLDYADMSTIMNQGGVAVMLVGETQDKNKTQEVVNDAMNHPLLDVDYRGASGGLVHITGGPDLTLKEAEGIASNITERLEAAANVIWGARIQDEYKGKVRVMAIMTGVQSAQVLGPSTQKQADKSRQSIQSRESQQQHSGSEFDSSERAQTAQSGTWSDGGRDEVEKNNGLDVIR; translated from the coding sequence ATGCAGGATATCGTTCGCGAGGCGATGGAACGGGACGAGGCCGAGCGTCAGACGCAGTCGTCGCTCGAAGACAGCGACGACCAGTTCGGTGACCCGCGAATCGTCATCGTCGGTGCCGGTGGTGCTGGCAACAACACCATCAACCGCCTGTACAACATCGGTGTCGAGGGGGCCGACACGGTCGCCATCAACACCGACAAGCAGCACCTGAAGATGATCGAAGCGGACACGAAAATCCTCGTCGGGAAGTCCCTGACGCAGGGTCTCGGCGCCGGTGGTGACCCGTCGATGGGTGAGCGCGCGACCGAGATGGCACAGGGCACGATCAAAGACGTGCTCGGCGACGCCGACCTCGTGTTCGTCACCGCGGGGATGGGCGGTGGCACCGGGACCGGTGCGGCCCCCGTCGTCGCGAAGATCGCAAAGGAGCAGGGCGCAATCGTCGTGGGCATGGTCTCGACCCCGTTCAACGTCGAGCGCGCCCGCACGGTCAAGGCCGAGGAGGGACTCGAAAACCTCCGCAACGAGGCCGACTCCATCATCGTGCTGGACAACAACCGCCTCCTCGATTACGTCCCGAACCTGCCCATCGGCAAGGCGTTCTCGGTCATGGACCAGATTATCGCCGAGACCGTCAAGGGCATCTCGGAGACCATCACGCAGCCGTCCCTCATCAACCTCGACTACGCCGACATGTCGACCATCATGAATCAGGGCGGCGTCGCGGTGATGCTCGTCGGCGAGACCCAAGACAAAAACAAGACCCAAGAGGTGGTCAACGACGCGATGAACCACCCGCTTTTGGACGTGGACTACCGCGGTGCGTCCGGTGGCCTCGTCCACATCACGGGCGGCCCCGACCTCACGCTGAAGGAGGCCGAGGGAATCGCGAGCAACATCACCGAACGGCTGGAAGCCGCCGCGAACGTCATCTGGGGCGCTCGCATCCAGGACGAGTACAAGGGGAAAGTCCGCGTCATGGCCATCATGACGGGCGTCCAGTCCGCGCAGGTGCTCGGCCCCTCAACCCAGAAGCAGGCCGACAAGTCGCGTCAGAGCATCCAGTCCCGAGAGTCACAACAGCAGCACTCGGGTTCGGAGTTCGATAGCTCGGAGCGAGCCCAGACGGCCCAGAGCGGCACGTGGTCCGACGGCGGCCGCGACGAAGTCGAGAAGAACAACGGTCTCGACGTCATCCGGTAA
- a CDS encoding ribbon-helix-helix domain-containing protein: protein MERVTLRIPKQQIEEVERMVETGEFPNRSEAIRSAVRDMLNEQVTDKRQRESTSKRGWAKV, encoded by the coding sequence ATGGAGCGTGTGACACTACGAATTCCGAAGCAGCAAATCGAGGAGGTCGAGCGGATGGTCGAGACGGGAGAGTTCCCGAACCGATCCGAAGCCATCCGTTCCGCCGTTCGCGATATGCTCAATGAACAGGTGACCGACAAGCGACAGCGCGAATCTACCAGCAAGCGCGGCTGGGCAAAGGTGTAA
- a CDS encoding double zinc ribbon domain-containing protein, whose protein sequence is MSKITFRADDALVERLDRLDTSKSEVMREALRQYLDELERDDGADDTAGLDGALSARVEELVDERLDERLPALVEEAAAARESERPTPSDLNVNINVDGSNGESRVNAGVDTESTPSTVRKTRDELESGDADDPDMTCGQCGESVGPDHVYCPNCGEKTSHRVFCECGDELRSDWAFCPDCGRRTPAADVLEQA, encoded by the coding sequence ATGAGTAAAATCACGTTCCGCGCCGACGACGCCCTCGTCGAGCGCTTGGACCGCCTCGACACCTCGAAAAGCGAGGTGATGCGCGAGGCCCTCCGCCAGTACCTCGACGAACTGGAACGTGACGACGGCGCGGACGACACCGCCGGTCTCGACGGCGCGCTCTCCGCGCGGGTCGAGGAACTCGTCGACGAGCGACTGGACGAACGGCTCCCGGCGCTCGTCGAGGAAGCCGCGGCGGCCCGCGAGTCCGAGCGTCCGACGCCCTCCGACCTGAACGTCAACATCAACGTCGATGGTTCGAACGGCGAATCTCGCGTAAACGCGGGTGTCGACACCGAATCGACCCCGAGTACGGTTCGTAAGACACGGGACGAACTGGAGTCCGGCGACGCGGACGACCCCGACATGACCTGTGGCCAATGTGGCGAATCCGTGGGTCCAGACCATGTTTACTGCCCGAACTGCGGTGAAAAGACGTCCCACCGCGTGTTCTGCGAGTGCGGCGACGAACTCCGCTCGGACTGGGCGTTCTGCCCCGACTGCGGCCGTCGGACGCCCGCGGCCGACGTTCTGGAACAAGCATAA
- a CDS encoding aldo/keto reductase: protein MDSRPLGTTGFDVSEIALGTWQLGGSWGSVTNDEAYDAIEAALDAGIDFLDTADVYGDGDSERRIGDVLADRDDDVTVATKAGRRLDPHEADGYNRENLERFVYRSRDNLGVDSLDLVQLHCPPREVYYQPEVFDALSELRDAGKIDHYGVSVEKVEEGLKAIEYDGVETVQIIFNPLRQRPAELFFREAARRNVGVIVRVPLASGLLTGALSADAEFAENDHRNFNRHGEAFDVGETFAGIPFEDGLEAADSIQEVVPEGVSLAQFTLRWILSFDAVSTVIPGSKTPEHIRDNVAAASLPPLSADQFERVEEVYNAYAREHVHHRW, encoded by the coding sequence ATGGATTCTCGACCGCTCGGCACGACCGGATTCGACGTTTCCGAAATCGCGCTGGGGACGTGGCAGCTCGGCGGCAGTTGGGGCTCGGTGACCAACGACGAGGCGTACGACGCCATCGAGGCGGCGCTCGACGCGGGCATCGACTTCCTCGACACCGCGGACGTGTACGGCGACGGCGACAGCGAGCGCCGCATCGGCGACGTGCTCGCGGACCGCGACGACGACGTCACCGTCGCCACCAAGGCGGGGCGGCGGCTCGACCCCCACGAGGCCGACGGCTACAACCGCGAGAACCTCGAACGGTTCGTGTACCGGAGCCGGGACAACCTCGGCGTCGACTCGCTCGACCTCGTCCAACTTCACTGCCCGCCGCGAGAGGTGTACTACCAGCCCGAGGTGTTCGATGCCCTGTCGGAGCTCCGCGACGCCGGGAAAATCGACCACTACGGCGTGAGCGTCGAGAAGGTCGAAGAGGGGCTCAAGGCCATCGAGTACGACGGCGTGGAGACGGTCCAGATTATCTTCAATCCGCTTCGACAGCGACCCGCGGAACTGTTCTTCCGGGAGGCGGCGCGCCGGAACGTCGGCGTCATCGTTCGCGTCCCGCTCGCGTCGGGGCTGCTCACCGGCGCGCTCTCCGCAGACGCAGAGTTTGCCGAGAACGACCACCGGAACTTCAACCGACACGGCGAGGCGTTCGACGTGGGCGAGACGTTCGCCGGAATCCCGTTCGAAGACGGTCTCGAAGCCGCGGATTCGATACAGGAGGTCGTCCCCGAGGGCGTCTCGCTCGCGCAGTTCACGCTCCGCTGGATTCTCTCGTTCGACGCCGTGAGCACCGTCATTCCCGGGTCGAAGACGCCGGAACACATCCGCGACAACGTCGCCGCGGCGTCGCTCCCACCGCTGTCAGCAGACCAGTTCGAGCGCGTCGAAGAAGTGTACAACGCGTACGCGCGAGAGCACGTCCACCATCGGTGGTGA
- a CDS encoding HAD family hydrolase gives MAVTFDLFGTLVDAEYPSDPGSAVADALREYGVAVPDDWDDAYREVHIDAPEGAEVPLPAHVAAALRSRGVDSPDNAARRAVITAFDPEVTTRPGAVDAVAAAREAGAVGLLSNCSVPELVARTLIRSDLDRRGFDDITTSVACGWRKPHRQAFEAAARGLGVDAAELLHVGDDPDADGGIEAVGGRFVNLRETTLESVAARLRAGEDPCP, from the coding sequence GTGGCAGTCACGTTCGACCTCTTCGGCACGCTCGTCGACGCCGAGTACCCGTCAGACCCCGGTTCGGCGGTCGCGGACGCGCTCCGCGAGTACGGCGTCGCCGTCCCCGACGACTGGGACGACGCCTACCGCGAGGTTCACATCGACGCGCCCGAGGGCGCGGAGGTCCCGCTTCCGGCGCACGTCGCCGCAGCCCTCCGGTCTCGGGGCGTCGACTCGCCGGACAACGCCGCTCGTCGCGCGGTCATCACGGCGTTCGACCCCGAGGTGACGACCCGTCCCGGCGCGGTCGACGCGGTCGCGGCTGCCCGCGAGGCCGGCGCGGTCGGCCTCCTCTCGAACTGTTCGGTCCCCGAACTCGTCGCGCGGACGCTCATCCGGTCGGACCTCGACCGGCGCGGCTTCGACGACATCACGACGAGCGTCGCCTGCGGCTGGCGGAAACCCCACCGGCAGGCGTTCGAGGCGGCGGCCCGCGGCCTCGGCGTCGACGCGGCCGAGTTGCTCCACGTCGGCGACGACCCGGACGCAGACGGCGGTATCGAGGCGGTCGGCGGCCGGTTCGTGAATCTCCGGGAGACGACGCTCGAATCGGTCGCGGCGAGGCTGCGAGCCGGGGAGGACCCGTGCCCGTGA
- the cbiB gene encoding adenosylcobinamide-phosphate synthase CbiB, producing the protein MPVTAAAAVVAAAALDRGFAEPPARVHPVALLGRLVSPVDREWSRPTLVGAVAAVALPALAAGVTAAVTWAATLVSPWLGAAVAALALFSTTSLRMLLDAAAAVVSATADESDLDTARYELRALAGRDPSSLSAADIRSAAVESAAENLADGLVAPLLAFMLFAAVSLPLAVGAAAWVKGVNTLDSMLGYRHKPVGRVPARLDDAVMWLPARVSAVLLAVVAGAPATVARVGELARRPSSPNSGWPMATLAVLLETRLEKPGHYLLDGGPEAPDAATAARGVRLVSRAGLAAFAVAGVVAWF; encoded by the coding sequence GTGCCCGTGACCGCCGCGGCCGCCGTCGTCGCCGCCGCGGCGCTGGACCGAGGGTTCGCCGAACCGCCGGCGCGCGTCCACCCGGTCGCGTTGCTCGGCCGACTCGTCTCGCCCGTCGACCGCGAGTGGTCCCGTCCGACGCTCGTCGGCGCGGTCGCGGCCGTCGCGCTTCCGGCGCTCGCCGCGGGCGTCACCGCGGCTGTGACGTGGGCCGCGACGCTCGTCTCGCCGTGGCTCGGCGCGGCCGTCGCGGCGCTCGCGCTGTTTTCGACCACGAGCCTCCGGATGCTCCTCGACGCGGCCGCGGCGGTCGTCTCGGCTACGGCGGACGAATCCGACCTCGATACCGCCCGGTACGAACTCCGGGCGCTGGCCGGGCGCGACCCGTCGTCGCTGTCGGCGGCCGATATCCGGAGCGCCGCCGTCGAGAGCGCCGCCGAGAACCTCGCCGACGGCCTCGTCGCCCCGTTGCTCGCGTTTATGCTCTTCGCGGCCGTCTCGCTCCCGCTCGCGGTCGGCGCGGCCGCGTGGGTGAAGGGCGTCAACACGCTCGACTCGATGCTCGGCTACCGACACAAGCCGGTCGGTCGCGTTCCGGCCCGCCTCGACGACGCGGTGATGTGGCTCCCGGCGCGCGTCTCGGCCGTCTTACTGGCCGTCGTCGCCGGCGCGCCGGCCACGGTGGCCCGGGTCGGCGAGCTGGCGCGCCGCCCGTCGTCGCCCAACTCGGGGTGGCCGATGGCGACCCTCGCGGTCCTGCTGGAAACGCGACTCGAAAAGCCCGGCCACTACCTGCTCGACGGGGGTCCCGAGGCACCCGACGCGGCGACGGCCGCGCGGGGCGTCCGACTCGTCTCGCGGGCGGGCCTCGCCGCGTTCGCCGTCGCGGGGGTGGTCGCGTGGTTCTGA
- the cobS gene encoding adenosylcobinamide-GDP ribazoletransferase, with protein sequence MVLTALRGALGFLTRLPVGGDESNWDAFRRAPVAFPLVGYVVGALAALPLLLPLPIPTAAALYLVTLYLVTGVTHADGLADLGDAAVVHGDADRRLSVLKDSQTGVGGLLAFGLTLVVLALGAFGLAGAGGRVGLTAAVAIALAAEVGAKAGMATLVCLGAPAHEGLGSALVGENSSAGLLAVAVACLPVVALAPVTGGPAVVAALCCGPVVALLVRSWGRARLGGVSGDLLGATNELARAAAVHAGVVTWTLS encoded by the coding sequence GTGGTTCTGACCGCGCTCCGCGGCGCGCTCGGCTTCCTCACCCGCCTCCCCGTCGGCGGCGACGAGTCGAATTGGGACGCCTTCAGGCGCGCGCCCGTGGCGTTTCCGCTCGTCGGCTACGTCGTCGGCGCACTCGCCGCGCTCCCGCTGTTGCTCCCGCTGCCGATTCCGACCGCGGCCGCGCTGTACCTCGTGACGCTGTATCTCGTGACGGGCGTCACCCACGCCGACGGCCTCGCGGACCTCGGCGACGCCGCGGTCGTCCACGGCGACGCCGACCGCCGGCTGTCGGTCCTGAAGGATTCGCAGACGGGCGTCGGCGGCCTGCTCGCGTTCGGGCTGACGCTCGTCGTCCTCGCGCTCGGCGCGTTCGGCCTCGCCGGTGCGGGCGGTCGCGTCGGCCTCACGGCCGCCGTCGCAATCGCGCTCGCCGCCGAGGTCGGCGCGAAAGCCGGCATGGCGACGCTGGTCTGTCTCGGCGCGCCCGCCCACGAGGGACTCGGCTCGGCGCTCGTCGGCGAGAACAGTTCCGCCGGACTTCTCGCCGTCGCCGTGGCCTGTCTCCCGGTCGTCGCGCTCGCGCCGGTCACGGGCGGCCCCGCCGTCGTCGCGGCGCTCTGCTGCGGGCCGGTCGTCGCGCTGCTCGTTCGCTCGTGGGGCCGCGCCCGCCTCGGCGGCGTCTCGGGCGACCTGCTGGGCGCGACGAACGAACTGGCCCGCGCCGCGGCCGTCCACGCGGGGGTGGTGACGTGGACGCTCTCGTGA
- a CDS encoding GTP--adenosylcobinamide-phosphate guanylyltransferase: protein MCGGRGTRLDAPVEKPLVDICGRPMLDRVAAALRDSSVETVRAVTSPHTPNTRDRAADLGLDPIEAPGDGYVSDLGFALARVSRPVVTVVSDLPLVAPEHVDAVVSAADGGAATACVPVELKRDLGASVDDALVFDHEGTAVCPTGLGVVGPAAADATIDTDADTDTHSTMYLSTDTRLALNVNRPTDIELAEDRCE from the coding sequence ATGTGCGGCGGCCGCGGCACCCGCCTCGACGCGCCGGTCGAAAAGCCGCTCGTGGACATCTGCGGGCGGCCCATGCTCGACCGAGTCGCGGCGGCGCTCCGCGATTCGAGCGTCGAGACCGTCCGCGCGGTCACCTCGCCGCACACGCCGAACACCCGCGACCGCGCCGCCGATCTCGGTCTCGACCCCATCGAGGCCCCCGGCGACGGCTACGTCTCCGACCTCGGATTCGCGCTGGCCCGCGTCTCCCGGCCGGTCGTCACCGTCGTTTCCGACCTCCCGCTCGTGGCCCCCGAACACGTCGACGCGGTCGTTTCGGCCGCGGACGGCGGGGCCGCCACCGCGTGCGTCCCCGTCGAACTGAAGCGCGACCTCGGAGCCAGCGTCGACGACGCGCTCGTCTTCGACCACGAGGGGACCGCCGTCTGCCCGACCGGGCTGGGCGTCGTCGGCCCCGCGGCCGCGGACGCGACAATTGATACCGACGCAGACACCGACACGCACTCGACCATGTACCTCTCCACAGACACCCGACTGGCACTCAACGTGAACCGCCCGACAGACATCGAACTCGCGGAGGACCGATGCGAGTAG